The genomic region ACCTTATCATTGCTCTTCTTGCCTGGAAGTCTTCACAGTTGCTGCAGGAAGATATTTCCCTGTATCTGTTCTGTGAGGGTATCCATACTTCTATGTCGTAGGTTTTTGCCGCTGAAAATCCAAGGTCTCCTGTACAAAGTGCAACTACTCTGTAATGAAGGTCAAGCAATTGCAGAACCTTTTCCGCTTCGTTTACTAACTTTTCTAATTCATTGTAGGACTCTGAAGGGTGGACAATTTTTACAAGTTCCACCTTGTTGAATTGATGCAACCTCATTATCCCCCTTACATCTTTTCCGTGGGAGCCGGCTTCTTTTCTAAAGCAGGGAGTGTATGCCGTGTAGTATTTCGGTAGCTCTTTCTCCGGCAGGATTTCTCCTGAATGGATGTTGGTGAGAGGTACTTCGGCTGTTGGTATGAGCCATAGATCTTCACCTTCTATTTTGTAAAGGTCATCAGCAAACTTTGGAAGCTGTCCTGTTCCTGTTAGTGTCTTTGTATTTACCATAAAAGGTGGAATAATCTCTTCGTACCCGTGCTCTTGTGTGTGGAGGTCAAGCATGAAATTTATCAGTGCCCTTTCTAACTTAGCCCCCCACTTCTTGTATATTACAAAACGAGAGCCTGCAAGCTTTGTTGCTCTTTCAAAATCTAATATGTCAAGTTTTTCGGCTATATCCCAGTGAGGAATAGGCTCGAAGTCAAACTCTGGCTTTTCCCCCCAGTATCTAACCGGGACATTTTCTGTTTCATCTTTTCCGACAGGTACTGTTTCGTGGGGAATGTTGGGGATTGATAAAATGAGGCTGTTAAATGTTTCTTCCACGGCTTTAAGTTGCTCTTCTAACGATTTGCTCTTTTCGGAAGCTTTTTCTGCTTCTCTCTTTTTCTGATTTGCCTCTTCTATTTTCTTTTCTCTAAATAGTTTTCCTATCTCTTTTGAAAGCTTGTTTCTTAGGGCTTTTAGAGATTCTAATTCTGTTATTATCTCACGCCGTTTTTTATCCACTTCAAGAAGGGCGTCAACTTTTTCTGTCAGTTCCGGATTTCGCAGGAAAAGACGCTCTTTAATCTTTTCAGGATTCTTGCGGATTGCTTTTATGTCAAGCATCTTCTGCTTCCTCCTCTACCTTTGATACCGCAACTACGCTGTCGTCGTCGGAAAGTCTCTGCACCCTTACGCCCCTTGTGTGTCTTCCTATTATGCTTATGCTACCTGCGTTTATCTTTATCACTTTGCCTTTCTTCGAAACGATTACGATGTTTTCGTCGTCTTTTAATGTTATTGCATCTGCTATTTTTCCCGTTTTTTCGTTAAGTTTTGCCGCTATGACGCCCTTTCCACCCCTTCTCTGAATAGGGAACTCAGAAATCAGGACTCTTTTACCGTATCCCTTTTCTGTTACTACGAGAAGGTATCTGTCATCCGGATGAATAATGGTTGCCGCTACCACTGCGTCATCATCTGTGTCAAGTAGCATGCCTCTTACGCCTCTTGCGCTCCTTCCCATCTGCCTGACATCCTGAACGTGGAATCTTATAGCTCTTCCCTTCCTTGAGATAAGTATCACGTTGTCTTTTTCAGATACTGTTCCGATGTATATCAATCTGTCGCCAGGTTCCATATTTATTGCTGTTATGCCTGTTGAGCGGGGATGGGAGAAGTCTGAAAGGTGCGTCCTCTTCACGTATCCTTTTGCTGTTACGAAGAATAGAGCGAGATTTTCGTTAAAATCTTTAACAGGAATGATTTTTGAGACATTTTCACTTCCGGAAAGTCCCTGTAAAAGGCTTCTGATTGACTGTCCTCTTGTAGCTCTTTCGGATTTTGGTATTTCATATGCTTTCAGCCAGTAAACTCTTCCTCTGTTTGTAAATACGAGTAGATAGTCAAGGGATGAGGCGGTAATTATCTCTTTTACAAAGTCGTCTTCCCTTGTTTTTATTCCTTTTATACCTGTTCCACTTCTCCCTTGTGTTCTGTAGGTGCTTGCAGATACTCTTTTAACGAATCCTTTATGGGTGAGGAATATTACAACTTCTTCATCTTCTATCATTGCTTCTATATCAATTTCTGCCTCTTTTGCGACAATTTTTGTTTTTCTTTCGTCGCCGTAATGCCTGATAATGTCGTCCATGTCTTCTTTTATTAGTCTTTTTTGCTCTTCATCTGATTCTATTACGAAATGGTAGTATTCAATATCCTTTTTGAGTTTTGCGTATTCTTCTTCTATTTTCTCCCTTTCAAGGCCTGTAAGCCTCTGGAGTTTCATGTCTAATATCGCTTTTGCCTGTTTTTCGGATAGTCCAAACTCTTTTTGAAGTTTGTTTCTCGCGACTTCTGGACTTTCTGCACCTTTAACGATAGCAACGATCCTATCTATATTTTCAAGGGCTACCCTTAATCCTTCCAGTATGTGGAGTCTTGCTTCAGCTTTTCTAAGTTCGTAGGCGGTGCGCCTCAGTATAACTTCTCTTCTGAACTTTATAAATTCTGTTAGATAGGTTTTTAGGTTGAGAAGTTTAGGTTGGCCGTTGACAAGAGCTATCATGTTGAAGTTAAAGTTTGTTTGAATAGGCGTAAATTTATAAAGTTTGTTTAAAACAACTTCAGGAGTTGCATCTCTTTTCAGTTCAATTACCACGCGTATTCCTTCTCTGTCTGATTCATCTCTTATGTCGGCAATTCCTTCTATTTTTTTCTCTTTTACGAGTTCTGCTATGTGCTTTATCAGTGAAGCTTTGTTTACCTGATATGGAAGCTCTGTTATTACAATAGCTGTTCTCTTTTTGAGCTCTTCTATTGTGTGCTTTGCTCTTAGTGTAACACTTCCTCTACCTGTTTGGTAGATCTTTTTAATTGCTTCAGGGTTTATTATTTCAGCACCTGTTGGGAAGTCCGGCCCTTTTACAAATTTTAGAAGCTCATCAGCTGTTGCGTCTTCGTGATCAACAAGATATTTGATTGCCTGGCACACTTCTGTTAGATTGTGAGGTGGTATGTTTGTTGCCATACCGACAGCGATTCCCGAGCTGCCGTTAACTAAAAGGTTTGGGAATCTTGCAGGCAGAACTTCCGGTTCTGTTAAACTTTCGTCAAAGTTTGGTCTGAAATCAACAGTGTCTTTCTCTATGTCTTTGAGAAGTTCCATTGAAATTTTTGAAAGTCTTGCTTCCGTGTATCTCATTGCAGCGGCACTGTCGCCGTCTATAGAGCCAAAATTCCCCTGACCGTCTATCAGGGGATACCTCATAGAAAAGTCCTGTGCCATTCTTACAAGTGCATCATAGACAGCGCTGTCACCGTGAGGGTGAAATTTACCGAGACATTCACCGACGATTCTTGCACTTTTTTTGTACGGTTTGTCAGGATATAGATTGAGCTGGTACATTGAATAGAGTATTCTGCGGTGGACAGGTTTAAGGCCGTCTCTTACATCCGGCAGTGCTCTTCCAACGATTACGCTCATTGCGTAATCTAAGTAAGACTGCCTCATTTCCTCTTCTATGGGAATGGGAATAATCTGTTCCATTTTCTGGATTGCCTCCTGAGCAAAGACCTAAGGAAAGTTTGCGAATACCTATTTTATCACAGAAACTTTAAGTTAATTTACACACTTTGTTTCTTCCCGACTCTTTGGCTGAATATAGCGCTTTGTCCGCTCTTGCAAGAATGGTATCTACGGTATCTCCGTACCTGTATTCTGTTACGCCAAGAGATATTGTTATTTTTCTATCTATAGGGAATGAATGGTTTTCTATAAGTTTTCTTATCTTTTCGGCGAATTTCACGCCGCCCGTTATGTCTGTTTCAGGAAGTATGATTAGGAATTCTTCACCGCCATATCTGCCAAAAATATCTGGCCTTCTTATATTTTTCTTGATGATTTGCGCTATTTCTCTCAAAATTTTATCACCCATGAGATGACCATAGGTATCGTTTACCTCTTTGAAGAAATCTATGTCAAAAATGATTACTGATAGAGGATTGCCATATCGTTGCGTTCTCATTATTTCTTTTTCAAGTTCCTCTAATACTTTTCGTCTGTTGTATATACCAGTTAGACAATCTATATCGGCCAATTTTTTAATTTCTCTGTTTTTCTTCTCAAGTTCTTTCATGACGGTGTTAGCAAGATGGACAAGCATCTCTATTATTATGTGCTGGATATCGTTTTCGGTTTTCTGGTGGTATGGACAGAATTTTTTAAAGTTTCTTCCCTTTCTTTTTTCATTTTTGTATTTTATGCCTATGGCTGTTAGAGAATGATTTAGTAAGATAGGTTTTTTCCTTCCAAATATTTCACCAAAAACAAATCCACCTGTTGTTTCACCTATTGAGTCAAAAGGGGAAATTTCTATAAGAGTTTTTCTTCCTAAAAATGTCTTCCTGCCAAGGCAGGAAAAAATAATGATTTTATCCGGTGAAAATTTTGTCATTTTCCACCATAGATCCCTTGAAGCGAGGAGAATTTTTCTCTCACCGCCAACACCAAAGTAGGCGTATTCTCCCTCTCTAAAGTTTCCCGTGTAGGACATTGATTCATCTTCGTTTATTCTTATACAGGCTCTGGCGACGAGGATGCCTTTCCTCCTCACCATTAAAGGAAAGCATAGTGTAACGGCTTCAAGGTTTTTCAGAAACATATCACCAAGGTAGTGGCGGTAGAATTCAATAACCGGTTTATCCTCTATTTCGTAAATTCTGTTTTTGAAAGCCTTTGTTATTTTGAATTTTTTTTCAAGGTGCTTCCAGCCAAAAGCGTAATCTCTGAAGGTCTCTATACTTTCACCTTTTATAGCCAGGAATACAATACCTTCGGAGATTATCTTGTTTTTTGTGAATACATACGTATTTACGAATCCTTTCGGGTTGGAAGCTAAACCACCGACGAGGGGAGCTTCTGGATATATGCGGCCAAACTGATTTAAGTACTCTTCTACGTTACCATCTAAGTCGCTTACAAGCATAATAATGACTTTTGGCTTAAAAGACTTAAGCTTGACAGCAGCTTTAGTTGCGGATTCCTTAGATAAGTTTTCCTCTTCCAATATCATGTATTCTAAGTCTTTTAGTGGAAAGGTGGAATTTACAGATTCAGAAGTTATGTTTGCACCGTTTATCCCTCCGGCTGTTGTCATGCCACAAACAAAGTCGTAACTATTTAGAGAGTTTATGAGTTTTTTTATTTCTCCCTTAGAATATTTACTGGCAAAAACGAGAACTCCCTCTCCACCGGTCATTATCTTCTCTCTTGCTTTATGATAATTTAAGAATGTATTATATACTATCTTTGCTTTTCTGCATAGTCAAGGATTTTTCTCATTCCTTCTGGTAGATCAATTTCGAACTCCATTCTTTTTTTAGTTGATGGATGATCAAATGCAAGGTAGCAGGCGCATAGAGCGTGCATGTTCATTTCTTTTATAAGTTTTCTAAGTGTTTCGTCTTTTATTCTTGATAGCTTAAACCCGTAAATTTCGTCACCAAGGAGCGGGTGTCCGAGGTAGGACATGTGGACTCTTATCTGGTGAGTTCTTCCTGTTTCTAACTTGCACCTTATGTCTGTAAAGTTGAGTTTTTCAAATCTGTTGATTACCTGATAGTTGGTTATGGCCTCTTTTGGCGAGGTTGTATTTGGGGAGAACTTCTTTCGGTTAAATTTATCTCTTCCTATTGGCAGAACGATTCTTTCTTTATCTTTTTTAACTGTTCCGTGCACAAAAGCTCTGTAGAATCTTCCGACGCTCCTTTTTTTGAACTGCTCTATCAGGCTGTTCTGAGCGGTGTCATTTTTTGCAACTACTAAAAGCCCTGCTGTGTCTTTGTCTATTCTGTGAACGATGCCGGGCCTTATGGTTCCGTTTATTCCCTGAAGATCTTTACAGTGGTATAGTAGAGCGTTTACTAAAGTTCCCGTGTAATGTCCCGGCGCAGGGTGAACTACCATTCCTGCTGGTTTGTTGACAACTACAACGTCTTTATCTTCGTAAACGATTTCAACGGGTATGTTTTCAGGTTCTACGTTTAAAGGTACAGGTTCCGGTATTTCAAAACTTACAATATCACCTTCTTTAACTTTGTGGGACGGTTTTTTAATAATCTTCCCGTTTATGCTTACTTCACCGTCTTCTATAAGAAGCTTTGCCTGGTTTCGTGAAATATCTGCGATATTGGAAAGAAAAACATCGAGCCTCTTTTTATTGTGTTCATTTGTGACTTTTACTTCCATTTTTTAAACCTTTTTTATCATCTTTTTTAGTCTGGCAAGTATCATAAGAGCATCAAGAGGTGTCGTGGTTGATATATCTATATTTTCAAGCTCTTTGATAATCTCACTTTCCTGTTGAGGTGGAGTAAGTTCTGTCTTTTTTTCTGAAATTTTAAATAAGGGAAGGTCAAAATCTTCTTTTATTTGATTTTCTTTTTCAACTGAGAGAAGAATTTCTCTTGCCCTTTCGATTACTTCCTCCGGTAAACCTGCAAGTTCTGCTACATGAATACCGTAAGATTTTTCAGAAGCTCCTGAAAGAACCTTGTGAGTAAATACGATTTTTCCGTTTAATTCTTTTACGCTTACGTGAAGATTAAAAATAGCACTTATCTCTTTTTCAAGTTCTGTAAGTTCATGGTAGTGGGTGGCAAAGAGGGTTTTTGCTCCTATTTTCATAGTTATGTATTCAACGACAGCTCTTGCTATACTCATTCCATCGTATGTGCTTGTACCCCTTCCAACTTCATCTAAAATGAGAAGGCTTTTTTCTGTGGCGTTATGAAGGATGTTTGCCGTTTCCACCATTTCCATCATGAACGTTGAAAGTCCTCTGCTTAAGTTGTCTGAAGCACCAACGCGGGAAAAGATTCTATCTACGACTCCAATTTTTGCTTTTTTGGCTGGAACAAATGATCCTATCTGTGCCATTAGTGTTATAAGAGCGGTCTGTCTTAAAAATACCGATTTACCACCCATGTTTGGTCCTGTTACAATTGCGAAGAATTTCTCCTTTGAAAGGTTGATGGAATTCGGGATAAAGTCTTCTTCTAAAAATTTTTCTAAAACAGGGTGTTTCCCTTCCTCTATTTTCAGGTTGTAACCATCGTCTATCTCGGGTTTTGTATATCCTCTCTCAACTGCCACTTTTGCAAGAGACAGTAAAAAGTCAATTTTGCCGATTATTTCTGCCGTATGCTGAATTCTTTCTGCATTTTGGGTTATGAACTTTCTTATGTTTACAAATATTGTATATTCCAGTTTTTCTACTTTCTCTTTTGCCGATAGGATTTTTTCTTCAAAATCTTTTAGTTCAGGTGTTATAAATCGCTCAGCGTTTACAAGGGTCTGCCTTCGCATGTAGTCGTCAGGAACAAGGTGGAGATTTGCCTTTGAAACCTCTATGTAGTAGCCAAAAACGTTGTTGAATTTGATTTTCAGACTTGCAATGCCCGTTCTTTTCCTCTCCCGCTCCTCAATTCTTTTAATTATTTCTTCGCCTTCTTCAAGAATGGTTTTTAATTCATCTAACTCTTTATTGACACCTCTTTTTATTATTCCACCTTCTCTGGATGAAAAAGGTGGATTTTCCACTATCGTTCTTTCAAGTTCGCAATAGATGTCTTCTAATGTATCTAAATCTTTTCCGAGGCTTTTTAAAAGTTTTGATGACATGGATAGGAGGTATTTTTTCAGTTCTGGAAGGTTTTTAATAGAGCGGCGAAGGGCTGCTAAATCTTTTGGTGAGGCGACTCCGGAAGTTATTTTGGAAAGCAATCTTTCTATGTCATATACATTTTTCAGGATATTGCCTATTGATTCAGCTACGAGAAATGAGTTCATTAGCTCTTCTACGCTATCGAGTCTTGCCTCTATTTCTTCTTTTTCTTTTAAAGGATGAAGCAGAGAGAATTTTAAGAATCTTCTTCCCATTCCTGTTAGTGTTTTGTCAAGGGTCCCAAATAGTGAGTACTCTTTTCTGCCGTTGTTCATTGATTCAACAATTTCAAGACTTCTGCAGGTGTGAGGGTCAATGTGCATAAATGAATCTTCGGAGTATCTCTTTGGTCGTTTTAGCTTTGGTATGAATTCAATTTGTGTTTCTTCTATAAATTTTTTAAGTGCGGAAAGACTTTTTGCTTCTCCTTTGCGTTCTGTAACTATTGTCTCTTCATCTTTAAAATAGAACTCTTCTTTTGTCTGGAAAAATGTTTCAGGTGATAAACTTTTTACCTCTTTGAAAAGCGTTTTAAGTTTTTCCGGGACGATGACTTCTTTAGGTTTAAATTTGCTTATTATATTGAAAAGGCCACTTTTATCTGTTGTTGTGAAAAATAGGTCTCCGGTGGAAAGTTCAGTCCATGAGATGCCAAAGTTCTTTCCTTCAGGATAAATTGCCATAAGAAAACGGTCTTCTTTCTCATCTTCAAAGTATGTTCCAGGTGTAACAATCCTTACGACTTCTCTTTTTACGACCTTTTTGCCCGGTTTTGGTTCTTCCATCTGCTCGCAGATGGCGACTTTGTACCCTTTTCTTACTAACTTTTCTATGTAGGGTTCAACACTATGATAGGGAACGCCACACATAGGAACTTTCTCAACCGATTTTCCAAAACCGCGGGATGTTAGTGTTATTTCAAGTTCTTTTGCAGCTATCTTGGCGTCTTCAAAGAAGAGTTCATAGAAGTCACCCATTCTGAACAGGAGTAGTGTATCTCTATACTTTTCTTTTATTTCAAAGTACTGTTTAAGGGCAGGGGTGAGTTTTTTGTTCAGTCTGTCCATACTGTCTCTCTTGACGTTTGTTCTGTTCTTTATTTTAAGTAAAAACAGTCTTTCAGTCCAGTTTCAGATGAGGACTCTCTATTCGGTAATAAAAATTATTTTACATAAGCTTCTCTTTGTATCCGGTAGTGTTAATATTTTGCGAAATTTTTATGCAGTATTTGTTACTGTAGGTTCTTGACATCGTAATTTAATTTCACTAAACTACACATAAGTGATACTAACCCAGAAGGGAGGTAAAAGGGATGTCTTTATTTGGAACGAAAAGAATAACAACCTTTGCTCCGCCCAAGGATGCAAGAAGTGGAGGTGGTACGTACCTTCCAGGTGAGCTTAAGGGTATCATCAGGATTAACAAAGACAGGTGTGTGGCGTGTGATACCTGCAGGCCTCACTGTCCGGCGGACGCCATCAATGGGAAACTTGGCGAGCCTCATTCAATCGATGTTGACCGCTGTATAGCCTGTGGTCAGTGCCTTGTTAACTGTCCATTTCAGGCTATTGAGCAGATGTCTCAAATTGACGAGGTTTCTGCCAAGTTAAAAGATCCAAACACAGTAGTTGTTTTTGCACCTGCCCCGGCGGTAAGAGTAGCTCTCGCAGAGGAATTTGGTGGAAAAACGGGAGAGCTTACCGTGGGCAGAATGTACAACGCCTTTAAGAAGCTTGGAAACAACGTGAAAATCTACGACATCAACCTTGCTGCTGATCAGACTATCTGGGAAGAGGGAGTGGAGTTTATCTGTAAAGTTCTCTATCATGTTGTTGGTCTGAAAGAATGGAAGATAGATGAGGAAATGGCAAAGGCTCTTGGAATTGAGCCTGTGACGATTAATCTCGAGTGGTGTGAGCACCATCCTCTTCCTCACTTTACAAGCTGCTGTCCTGGATGGATAAGATGGATGGAACTTTATGCTCCTGCCGTTCGTCCTCATGTTTCAGGTACAAAATCCCCACAGCAGATATTCGGTCCGTCGGCCAAAACGTGGGCTGCTCTTGATGTCTGGAATGTTGATCCAAGAAACGTTTATAACGTTACAATAATGCCGTGTACTGCAAAGATTTTTGAGGCTTCAAGACCGGAATTCAAGGCTGCTTACGAGTATCTTAAGGAAAACGGTAAGATTCCAGAGGATACACCGCCATTCCCTGACGTTGACGCTGTTCTTACGACAAGAGATATGGCTGAGCTTCTCAGGAGAAACGGTATTAATCCTCTTGAAATGCCTGAAAAAATTGAAAATCCTGAACCTACGGAGATTTATACAGGTGGTGGAACAATTTTTGGAACTTCAGGTGGAGTTACTGAAGCTGCTCTCCGTATGGCTTACTTTGTTCTTTCCGGTGAAAGGCCACCAAAATGGGATATCTATCCTGTTCGTGGTTACACAACAGGTATCAGAGAAGCGGTTATTCCAATTCCAGTTAAGCTTCTTGGTGGAAAGACGTTTGATCTTCATGTGTGTGTTGTTAACGGAAATAGGAACCATCTTCCGACAATAATAGAAGAGGTACTGGATGGAAGTTCCAAGTACCACTGGATAGAGGTTATGAACTGTCCTGGTGGATGTGTTGATGGTGGTGGACAGCCTGTTAACGGTATGGGAACAGGCTGGATTGATGGGCTTTTCCCAATTCCAAAAGAAGTTGGAAACAGTATTTAATTTGAGTTTGAGGAGGTAAGGAGGTATGAGGAGGCTACCTTACAAGTATGAAGAAGGTCCTGCTTCTATGGTTGTTTCAAGGAGGGGATTTCTCAAAGTTACAGG from Desulfurobacterium sp. TC5-1 harbors:
- the serS gene encoding serine--tRNA ligase, whose translation is MLDIKAIRKNPEKIKERLFLRNPELTEKVDALLEVDKKRREIITELESLKALRNKLSKEIGKLFREKKIEEANQKKREAEKASEKSKSLEEQLKAVEETFNSLILSIPNIPHETVPVGKDETENVPVRYWGEKPEFDFEPIPHWDIAEKLDILDFERATKLAGSRFVIYKKWGAKLERALINFMLDLHTQEHGYEEIIPPFMVNTKTLTGTGQLPKFADDLYKIEGEDLWLIPTAEVPLTNIHSGEILPEKELPKYYTAYTPCFRKEAGSHGKDVRGIMRLHQFNKVELVKIVHPSESYNELEKLVNEAEKVLQLLDLHYRVVALCTGDLGFSAAKTYDIEVWIPSQNRYREISSCSNCEDFQARRAMIRFRDKEGKTRFVHTLNGSGLAVGRTVIAILEQYQQKDGSVIVPEALRSYLKKDVIEP
- the gyrA gene encoding DNA gyrase subunit A; translation: MEQIIPIPIEEEMRQSYLDYAMSVIVGRALPDVRDGLKPVHRRILYSMYQLNLYPDKPYKKSARIVGECLGKFHPHGDSAVYDALVRMAQDFSMRYPLIDGQGNFGSIDGDSAAAMRYTEARLSKISMELLKDIEKDTVDFRPNFDESLTEPEVLPARFPNLLVNGSSGIAVGMATNIPPHNLTEVCQAIKYLVDHEDATADELLKFVKGPDFPTGAEIINPEAIKKIYQTGRGSVTLRAKHTIEELKKRTAIVITELPYQVNKASLIKHIAELVKEKKIEGIADIRDESDREGIRVVIELKRDATPEVVLNKLYKFTPIQTNFNFNMIALVNGQPKLLNLKTYLTEFIKFRREVILRRTAYELRKAEARLHILEGLRVALENIDRIVAIVKGAESPEVARNKLQKEFGLSEKQAKAILDMKLQRLTGLEREKIEEEYAKLKKDIEYYHFVIESDEEQKRLIKEDMDDIIRHYGDERKTKIVAKEAEIDIEAMIEDEEVVIFLTHKGFVKRVSASTYRTQGRSGTGIKGIKTREDDFVKEIITASSLDYLLVFTNRGRVYWLKAYEIPKSERATRGQSIRSLLQGLSGSENVSKIIPVKDFNENLALFFVTAKGYVKRTHLSDFSHPRSTGITAINMEPGDRLIYIGTVSEKDNVILISRKGRAIRFHVQDVRQMGRSARGVRGMLLDTDDDAVVAATIIHPDDRYLLVVTEKGYGKRVLISEFPIQRRGGKGVIAAKLNEKTGKIADAITLKDDENIVIVSKKGKVIKINAGSISIIGRHTRGVRVQRLSDDDSVVAVSKVEEEAEDA
- a CDS encoding diguanylate cyclase, translated to MTGGEGVLVFASKYSKGEIKKLINSLNSYDFVCGMTTAGGINGANITSESVNSTFPLKDLEYMILEEENLSKESATKAAVKLKSFKPKVIIMLVSDLDGNVEEYLNQFGRIYPEAPLVGGLASNPKGFVNTYVFTKNKIISEGIVFLAIKGESIETFRDYAFGWKHLEKKFKITKAFKNRIYEIEDKPVIEFYRHYLGDMFLKNLEAVTLCFPLMVRRKGILVARACIRINEDESMSYTGNFREGEYAYFGVGGERKILLASRDLWWKMTKFSPDKIIIFSCLGRKTFLGRKTLIEISPFDSIGETTGGFVFGEIFGRKKPILLNHSLTAIGIKYKNEKRKGRNFKKFCPYHQKTENDIQHIIIEMLVHLANTVMKELEKKNREIKKLADIDCLTGIYNRRKVLEELEKEIMRTQRYGNPLSVIIFDIDFFKEVNDTYGHLMGDKILREIAQIIKKNIRRPDIFGRYGGEEFLIILPETDITGGVKFAEKIRKLIENHSFPIDRKITISLGVTEYRYGDTVDTILARADKALYSAKESGRNKVCKLT
- a CDS encoding RluA family pseudouridine synthase, which gives rise to MEVKVTNEHNKKRLDVFLSNIADISRNQAKLLIEDGEVSINGKIIKKPSHKVKEGDIVSFEIPEPVPLNVEPENIPVEIVYEDKDVVVVNKPAGMVVHPAPGHYTGTLVNALLYHCKDLQGINGTIRPGIVHRIDKDTAGLLVVAKNDTAQNSLIEQFKKRSVGRFYRAFVHGTVKKDKERIVLPIGRDKFNRKKFSPNTTSPKEAITNYQVINRFEKLNFTDIRCKLETGRTHQIRVHMSYLGHPLLGDEIYGFKLSRIKDETLRKLIKEMNMHALCACYLAFDHPSTKKRMEFEIDLPEGMRKILDYAEKQR
- the mutS gene encoding DNA mismatch repair protein MutS, encoding MDRLNKKLTPALKQYFEIKEKYRDTLLLFRMGDFYELFFEDAKIAAKELEITLTSRGFGKSVEKVPMCGVPYHSVEPYIEKLVRKGYKVAICEQMEEPKPGKKVVKREVVRIVTPGTYFEDEKEDRFLMAIYPEGKNFGISWTELSTGDLFFTTTDKSGLFNIISKFKPKEVIVPEKLKTLFKEVKSLSPETFFQTKEEFYFKDEETIVTERKGEAKSLSALKKFIEETQIEFIPKLKRPKRYSEDSFMHIDPHTCRSLEIVESMNNGRKEYSLFGTLDKTLTGMGRRFLKFSLLHPLKEKEEIEARLDSVEELMNSFLVAESIGNILKNVYDIERLLSKITSGVASPKDLAALRRSIKNLPELKKYLLSMSSKLLKSLGKDLDTLEDIYCELERTIVENPPFSSREGGIIKRGVNKELDELKTILEEGEEIIKRIEERERKRTGIASLKIKFNNVFGYYIEVSKANLHLVPDDYMRRQTLVNAERFITPELKDFEEKILSAKEKVEKLEYTIFVNIRKFITQNAERIQHTAEIIGKIDFLLSLAKVAVERGYTKPEIDDGYNLKIEEGKHPVLEKFLEEDFIPNSINLSKEKFFAIVTGPNMGGKSVFLRQTALITLMAQIGSFVPAKKAKIGVVDRIFSRVGASDNLSRGLSTFMMEMVETANILHNATEKSLLILDEVGRGTSTYDGMSIARAVVEYITMKIGAKTLFATHYHELTELEKEISAIFNLHVSVKELNGKIVFTHKVLSGASEKSYGIHVAELAGLPEEVIERAREILLSVEKENQIKEDFDLPLFKISEKKTELTPPQQESEIIKELENIDISTTTPLDALMILARLKKMIKKV
- a CDS encoding [Fe-Fe] hydrogenase large subunit C-terminal domain-containing protein yields the protein MSLFGTKRITTFAPPKDARSGGGTYLPGELKGIIRINKDRCVACDTCRPHCPADAINGKLGEPHSIDVDRCIACGQCLVNCPFQAIEQMSQIDEVSAKLKDPNTVVVFAPAPAVRVALAEEFGGKTGELTVGRMYNAFKKLGNNVKIYDINLAADQTIWEEGVEFICKVLYHVVGLKEWKIDEEMAKALGIEPVTINLEWCEHHPLPHFTSCCPGWIRWMELYAPAVRPHVSGTKSPQQIFGPSAKTWAALDVWNVDPRNVYNVTIMPCTAKIFEASRPEFKAAYEYLKENGKIPEDTPPFPDVDAVLTTRDMAELLRRNGINPLEMPEKIENPEPTEIYTGGGTIFGTSGGVTEAALRMAYFVLSGERPPKWDIYPVRGYTTGIREAVIPIPVKLLGGKTFDLHVCVVNGNRNHLPTIIEEVLDGSSKYHWIEVMNCPGGCVDGGGQPVNGMGTGWIDGLFPIPKEVGNSI